A genomic stretch from Acidimicrobiales bacterium includes:
- a CDS encoding AMP-binding protein → MRAAGAREGEVDVGDAVWRSGDQTTVIELLDRRLDTDPDGEYLDVCGVKVTAAEVHDTACRLANALIGLGVRPGARVATLVENSAEAMLAWWGAVRAGAVAVPVNTAYKGEYLRHQLHDSGARVVIVEADLVDRVQRIAADLPELAHVVAIADAAPAIPSLAVHTWADLLAGDPSPPSVDVRPADLGTFIYTGGTTGPSKGCMLSHNYHEALARQIGTCWERTADDVVWTPLPLFHFNAITTAVLGPLVFGGRSAIYKRFSVSNFWPEMNRTGATITSTLGTMAYLLAHDVDRPEMPRSGAPEANTSLRLIGAAPMPVEVDEVIRSRFGVTTFSGAYGVTEASLISWQPPGVRNKPNAAGVVNDEYFDVRIFDDDDDEVPPDHEGEIVIRPKRPEVMFAGYWGRPEATVSTSRNWWYHTGDIGRIDDEGYLFFVDRKADYLRRRGENISSFEVERILMGHGALADVAVHAVPSDLTEDDLKVTATLAEGRQVTEEELFRWCIDQLPYFALPRYIEFRSELPRSPVGRVLKRDLRDEAVTDATWDVEASGITYDKR, encoded by the coding sequence GTGAGGGCCGCCGGGGCCCGGGAGGGGGAGGTCGACGTGGGCGACGCCGTGTGGCGCAGCGGGGACCAGACGACCGTGATCGAGCTCCTCGACCGGCGCCTCGACACCGATCCCGACGGCGAGTACCTCGACGTGTGCGGGGTGAAGGTCACCGCCGCCGAGGTGCACGACACGGCCTGTCGCCTGGCCAACGCCCTCATCGGGCTGGGCGTGCGGCCCGGGGCCCGGGTGGCCACCCTCGTCGAGAACTCCGCCGAGGCGATGCTGGCCTGGTGGGGCGCGGTGCGCGCCGGCGCCGTCGCCGTCCCGGTCAACACCGCGTACAAGGGCGAGTACCTCCGCCACCAGCTCCACGACTCCGGAGCCCGGGTGGTGATCGTCGAGGCCGACCTCGTCGACCGCGTCCAGCGCATCGCCGCCGACCTGCCCGAGCTCGCCCACGTGGTCGCCATCGCCGATGCCGCCCCCGCCATCCCCTCCCTCGCCGTGCACACGTGGGCCGACCTGCTCGCCGGCGACCCTTCGCCGCCCTCGGTCGACGTCCGCCCCGCCGACCTCGGCACCTTCATCTACACCGGGGGCACGACCGGCCCGTCGAAGGGCTGCATGCTCAGCCACAACTACCACGAGGCCCTCGCCCGCCAGATCGGCACCTGCTGGGAGCGCACCGCCGATGACGTGGTGTGGACCCCGCTGCCCCTCTTCCACTTCAACGCCATCACCACCGCGGTCCTGGGCCCGCTGGTCTTCGGGGGCCGTTCCGCGATCTACAAGCGGTTCTCGGTGTCGAACTTCTGGCCCGAGATGAACCGCACCGGTGCCACGATCACGTCCACCCTCGGCACGATGGCCTACCTGCTCGCGCACGACGTCGACCGGCCCGAGATGCCGAGGTCAGGGGCACCGGAGGCGAACACGTCGCTGCGTCTCATCGGGGCCGCACCGATGCCCGTCGAGGTCGACGAGGTGATCCGGTCGCGCTTCGGGGTCACCACCTTCAGCGGGGCCTACGGGGTCACCGAGGCCAGCCTGATCTCCTGGCAGCCGCCGGGCGTGCGCAACAAGCCCAACGCCGCCGGGGTCGTCAACGACGAGTACTTCGACGTGCGGATCTTCGACGACGACGACGACGAGGTGCCCCCCGACCACGAAGGGGAGATCGTCATCCGTCCCAAGCGGCCCGAGGTGATGTTCGCCGGCTATTGGGGTCGGCCCGAGGCCACCGTCTCGACGAGCCGGAACTGGTGGTACCACACGGGCGACATCGGCCGGATCGACGACGAGGGCTATCTGTTCTTCGTCGACCGCAAGGCCGACTACCTCCGCCGGCGGGGAGAGAACATCTCCAGCTTCGAGGTCGAGCGCATCCTCATGGGCCACGGCGCCCTCGCCGACGTGGCGGTCCACGCCGTGCCGAGCGATCTCACCGAGGACGACCTGAAGGTCACGGCCACCCTCGCCGAGGGCCGGCAGGTCACCGAGGAGGAGCTGTTCCGCTGGTGCATCGACCAGCTCCCCTACTTCGCGCTGCCCCGCTACATCGAGTTCCGCAGCGAGCTGCCCCGCTCGCCGGTCGGTCGGGTGCTCAAGCGCGACCTGCGTGACGAGGCCGTGACCGACGCCACCTGGGACGTCGAGGCCAGCGGCATCACCTACGACAAGCGCTGA
- a CDS encoding enoyl-CoA hydratase-related protein produces the protein MSTFEPIVRPEGHPLVRAEVVDGDVGIVTLADPERRNALRIELSLDLAAAVAELVDDGVGALVVTAEPPVFCAGGDIDDLVAPRAALRDTYAGFLALTGSPVVTVAAVGGACVGAGVNLPLACDVVIATPNARFDPRFLDVGIHPGGGHLRRLTDRIGRQGAAALALCGDTLDGRDAETKGLAWRCVDDDELLATAVRLARRAAGRDRELVARTRATLDASLTVGHDEALELELVAQQWSMDRPGFVDGVRALRDRLGRGDQRLS, from the coding sequence ATGAGCACCTTCGAGCCGATCGTCCGGCCGGAGGGCCATCCGCTGGTGCGCGCCGAGGTGGTCGACGGCGACGTGGGGATCGTCACCCTCGCCGACCCCGAGCGGCGCAACGCGCTGCGCATCGAGCTGTCCCTCGACCTGGCCGCGGCGGTCGCCGAGCTCGTCGACGACGGCGTGGGGGCACTGGTCGTCACCGCCGAGCCGCCGGTCTTCTGCGCCGGCGGCGACATCGACGACCTGGTGGCTCCCCGCGCCGCGCTGCGCGACACCTACGCCGGCTTCCTCGCGCTGACCGGCTCGCCGGTCGTCACGGTGGCGGCCGTCGGCGGCGCCTGCGTGGGCGCCGGGGTGAACCTGCCGCTCGCTTGCGACGTGGTGATCGCCACGCCGAACGCGCGGTTCGACCCGCGGTTCCTCGACGTGGGCATCCACCCCGGCGGCGGCCACCTCCGGCGGCTGACCGACCGGATCGGTCGACAGGGGGCGGCCGCCCTCGCCCTGTGCGGCGACACCCTCGACGGCCGCGACGCCGAGACCAAGGGCCTGGCCTGGCGCTGCGTCGACGACGACGAGCTGCTCGCCACCGCCGTGCGCCTGGCCCGCCGCGCCGCCGGGCGCGACCGCGAGCTGGTCGCCCGCACCCGGGCCACCCTCGACGCCTCGCTCACCGTCGGCCACGACGAGGCCCTCGAGCTCGAGCTGGTCGCCCAGCAGTGGTCGATGGACCGTCCCGGCTTCGTCGACGGGGTGCGAGCGCTCCGCGATCGCCTCGGGCGCGGGGATCAGCGCTTGTCGTAG
- a CDS encoding amidohydrolase, which yields MHADDLILISVDDHLVEPPTMFDHHTPARWKDRFPRVVRTEVGDDVWTFEGTVIPNIGLNAVAGRPKEEYGIEPTAFDEMRPGCWDVHERVRDMDAGGILGSMNFPSFPAFSGRLFAACDDKDLALDVVRAYNDWHVDEWCGAYPDRFVPMGLPVLWDPDLAAAEVRRLAAKGVHSLTFTENPSTLGYPSFHSDHWDPLWKALCDHDVVLSIHLGSSGQLAVTAPDAPVDVMITLQPMNICQAAADLLWSRVLKKFPTLKIALSEGGIGWIPYFLDRADRTYDMHHLWTGQDFGDRLPSDVFREHFLTCFISDPVGLGLRHDIGIDNIAWECDYPHSDSSWPFAPEELARAAAGIPDAELHKIGHGNAMRWYHFDPFTRRTRDESTVGALRAAARGHDVSEKSYDKGRHEKQVGIEIGKLAARATA from the coding sequence ATGCACGCCGACGACCTGATCCTGATCAGCGTGGACGACCACCTGGTCGAACCGCCGACGATGTTCGACCACCACACCCCCGCCCGGTGGAAGGACCGCTTCCCCCGGGTCGTGCGCACCGAGGTCGGCGACGACGTGTGGACCTTCGAGGGCACCGTCATCCCCAACATCGGCCTCAACGCCGTGGCCGGCCGCCCCAAGGAGGAGTACGGCATCGAGCCGACCGCCTTCGACGAGATGCGCCCCGGGTGCTGGGACGTGCACGAGCGCGTCAGGGACATGGACGCCGGTGGGATCCTCGGCTCGATGAACTTCCCGTCCTTCCCCGCCTTCAGCGGCCGGCTGTTCGCGGCCTGCGACGACAAGGACCTGGCCCTCGACGTGGTCCGGGCCTACAACGACTGGCACGTCGACGAGTGGTGCGGCGCCTACCCGGACCGCTTCGTGCCCATGGGCCTGCCGGTGCTGTGGGACCCCGACCTCGCCGCCGCCGAGGTCCGCCGCCTCGCCGCCAAGGGCGTCCACTCCCTCACCTTCACCGAGAACCCCTCGACGCTCGGGTACCCGAGCTTCCACAGCGACCACTGGGACCCGCTCTGGAAAGCGCTGTGCGACCACGACGTGGTGCTGTCCATCCACCTCGGCTCGTCCGGCCAGCTGGCCGTGACCGCCCCCGACGCCCCGGTCGACGTGATGATCACCCTCCAACCGATGAACATCTGCCAGGCCGCCGCCGACCTGCTCTGGTCACGGGTGCTGAAGAAGTTCCCCACCCTGAAGATCGCCCTCTCCGAGGGCGGCATCGGCTGGATCCCCTACTTCCTCGACCGGGCCGACCGCACGTACGACATGCACCACCTGTGGACGGGCCAGGACTTCGGCGACCGCCTCCCGAGCGACGTGTTCCGCGAGCACTTCCTCACCTGCTTCATCTCCGACCCCGTCGGCCTCGGGCTGCGCCACGACATCGGCATCGACAACATCGCCTGGGAGTGCGACTACCCGCACTCCGACTCGTCGTGGCCCTTCGCCCCCGAGGAGTTGGCCCGGGCGGCCGCCGGCATCCCCGACGCCGAGCTGCACAAGATCGGCCACGGCAACGCCATGCGCTGGTACCACTTCGACCCCTTCACGCGTCGCACCCGCGACGAGAGCACCGTCGGCGCGCTGCGGGCCGCCGCCCGGGGCCACGACGTGTCGGAGAAGTCCTACGACAAGGGCCGACACGAGAAGCAGGTCGGCATCGAGATCGGCAAGCTCGCCGCCAGAGCGACGGCGTAG
- a CDS encoding ABC transporter substrate-binding protein, which produces MSNDDEIRYAERMFPAPVDLGIAETDRAVTNVAHGTRAHLEGGVGEAATKHWWQGGGPAVDVAVQNITIHPPTRGLQTQGDPFEPVKIGILIDMDLNQLLADWIDPTILAIEDAMNEGVWARSPVQLVVADARGLPRENYRKVIEGYRWLVEQGCVVVLGPMISDNCLVLQDTANELGVASIGWTGAHRFASEHCFTVANGDIPTEGVMCAQWLASKGFEKIGLFWEAGSSGKDYADYFRDEALRQGMSVVREVKLEPNPVGLADDLAEMRQLGVEGIYYGGYGYATFHFASAFEAIGWDPPRVMGTAFMFYSNSDRWAEGLEGWHGVDQLGEDGANPNYNKMIERFEARFGRKTGNVVIALAYDTARAAIHGIANAAIPAPSYVKDGLEKIRWMPATNGGPGCYVQFGPYDHKGYKGDFLTIRELRGGELRFDGYHRPEWPSNGRP; this is translated from the coding sequence GTGAGCAACGACGACGAGATCCGGTACGCCGAGCGGATGTTCCCCGCGCCGGTCGACCTCGGCATCGCCGAGACCGACCGGGCGGTCACCAACGTGGCCCACGGCACCCGTGCCCACCTCGAGGGTGGGGTGGGCGAGGCGGCCACCAAGCACTGGTGGCAGGGCGGCGGGCCGGCGGTCGACGTGGCCGTGCAGAACATCACCATCCACCCGCCCACCCGCGGGCTGCAGACCCAGGGCGACCCGTTCGAGCCGGTGAAGATCGGGATCCTCATCGACATGGACCTCAACCAGTTGCTGGCCGACTGGATCGACCCGACCATCCTCGCCATCGAGGACGCCATGAACGAGGGCGTCTGGGCCCGCAGCCCCGTGCAGCTCGTCGTGGCCGACGCCCGGGGCCTCCCCCGGGAGAACTACCGCAAGGTCATCGAGGGCTACCGCTGGCTGGTCGAGCAGGGGTGCGTCGTCGTCCTCGGCCCGATGATCTCCGACAACTGCCTGGTGCTCCAGGACACCGCCAACGAGCTCGGGGTGGCGTCGATCGGCTGGACCGGCGCCCACCGCTTCGCCTCCGAGCACTGCTTCACCGTCGCCAACGGCGACATCCCGACCGAGGGCGTCATGTGCGCGCAGTGGTTGGCGTCGAAGGGCTTCGAGAAGATCGGGCTGTTCTGGGAGGCCGGGTCGTCCGGGAAGGACTACGCCGACTACTTCCGTGACGAGGCGCTGCGCCAGGGCATGTCCGTGGTCCGCGAGGTGAAGCTCGAGCCCAACCCGGTCGGCCTCGCCGACGACCTCGCCGAGATGCGCCAGCTCGGCGTGGAGGGCATCTACTACGGGGGCTACGGCTACGCCACCTTCCACTTCGCATCGGCGTTCGAGGCCATCGGCTGGGACCCGCCCCGCGTGATGGGCACCGCGTTCATGTTCTATTCGAACTCCGACCGGTGGGCCGAGGGCCTGGAGGGGTGGCACGGCGTCGACCAGCTCGGCGAGGACGGCGCCAACCCGAACTACAACAAGATGATCGAGCGCTTCGAGGCCCGCTTCGGTCGCAAGACCGGCAACGTCGTCATCGCGCTGGCCTACGACACGGCCCGGGCGGCCATCCACGGCATCGCCAACGCCGCCATCCCCGCACCGTCGTACGTGAAGGACGGCCTCGAGAAGATCCGGTGGATGCCCGCCACCAACGGCGGACCGGGGTGCTACGTCCAGTTCGGCCCCTACGACCACAAGGGCTACAAGGGCGACTTCCTGACCATCCGCGAGCTGCGCGGCGGTGAGCTGCGCTTCGACGGCTACCACCGCCCGGAGTGGCCGAGCAACGGCCGTCCATGA
- a CDS encoding TetR/AcrR family transcriptional regulator, which translates to MTTTAAEGGRREQRRLLHQELAREQLLDAAEEVFAAKGYHEATLKEVAARAEFSVGSVYSFFASKDDLFLAVWLRRGAEFLPELDRALADAADPVDELHRLVDFQVGFFGRHPHFGRLYLRSAGSTMLAAEAPTSDRLAENIRVVMGRQADLFRRGQAAGLLRPGDPGVLARLLSGIVQAYQAADPAVSGDPGGECRLTLADLHAIVDGAFGAR; encoded by the coding sequence GTGACGACGACGGCCGCCGAGGGCGGCCGGCGCGAGCAGCGCCGGCTTCTGCACCAGGAGCTGGCCCGCGAGCAGCTCCTCGACGCCGCCGAGGAGGTGTTCGCAGCCAAGGGCTACCACGAGGCCACCTTGAAGGAGGTGGCCGCCCGGGCCGAGTTCTCGGTCGGGTCGGTGTACTCGTTCTTCGCGAGCAAGGACGACCTCTTCCTGGCGGTGTGGTTGCGGCGCGGGGCGGAGTTCCTCCCCGAGCTCGACCGCGCCCTCGCCGACGCCGCCGATCCCGTCGACGAGCTCCACCGCCTCGTCGACTTCCAGGTCGGCTTCTTCGGCCGCCACCCTCACTTCGGTCGGCTCTACCTGCGCTCGGCCGGGTCCACGATGCTCGCCGCCGAGGCCCCGACCTCGGACCGCCTCGCCGAGAACATCCGGGTCGTGATGGGGCGTCAGGCCGACCTGTTCCGGCGCGGCCAGGCCGCCGGTCTCCTGCGGCCGGGGGACCCGGGCGTGCTCGCCCGCCTCCTGAGTGGCATCGTGCAGGCGTACCAGGCCGCCGATCCGGCGGTGAGCGGCGACCCGGGAGGGGAGTGCCGTCTCACCCTCGCCGATCTGCACGCCATCGTCGACGGGGCCTTCGGCGCCCGATGA
- a CDS encoding enoyl-CoA hydratase, translating to MPVNPDAVGATADPVESSWTSKDALLYALGVGAGTDELAFTTENTTDTPQRVLPTMAVVLMLGGTAALKDIGTFNPAMLVHGSQAIELFGEIPVEGTVSSKGTVTGVYDKGSGAVVEIEIVSTDVATGRPLFTNVTSMFIRGEGGFGGDRGPSVSKEVPERAPDHVVTYRTRPDQALLYRLSGDRNPLHSDPAFAARGGFDRPILHGLCTYGFTGRALLHRLCDGDPARFAAMSGRFASPVFPGEELTVEIWLTADGEATFQTRGDDGRVVLDTGRCRFA from the coding sequence ATGCCCGTGAACCCCGATGCCGTCGGCGCCACCGCCGATCCCGTCGAGTCGAGCTGGACCTCGAAGGACGCGCTGCTCTACGCCCTCGGCGTCGGGGCGGGCACCGACGAGCTGGCCTTCACCACCGAGAACACCACCGACACCCCCCAGCGGGTGCTGCCCACGATGGCGGTCGTGCTCATGCTCGGCGGCACGGCGGCGCTGAAGGACATCGGCACCTTCAACCCGGCGATGCTCGTGCACGGCTCCCAGGCCATCGAGCTGTTCGGCGAGATCCCGGTCGAGGGGACCGTGTCGAGCAAGGGCACGGTGACCGGCGTGTACGACAAGGGCTCGGGGGCGGTGGTGGAGATCGAGATCGTCTCGACCGACGTCGCCACCGGCCGGCCGCTGTTCACGAACGTCACCTCGATGTTCATCCGGGGCGAGGGTGGCTTCGGCGGCGACCGGGGCCCGTCGGTGTCGAAGGAGGTGCCCGAACGGGCGCCCGACCACGTCGTCACCTACCGCACCCGGCCCGACCAGGCGTTGCTCTACCGCCTCTCCGGCGACCGCAACCCGTTGCACTCCGACCCGGCGTTCGCCGCCCGCGGGGGGTTCGACCGGCCGATCCTGCACGGCCTGTGCACCTACGGCTTCACGGGGCGGGCGTTGCTGCACCGCCTCTGCGACGGCGATCCGGCCCGGTTCGCGGCGATGAGCGGGCGCTTCGCCTCCCCCGTGTTCCCCGGGGAGGAGCTGACCGTCGAGATCTGGCTGACCGCCGACGGCGAGGCCACGTTCCAGACCCGTGGTGACGACGGTCGGGTGGTGCTCGACACGGGTCGCTGCCGCTTCGCCTGA
- a CDS encoding GntR family transcriptional regulator has protein sequence MATVDRRSSGDQVAAHIRRMVFDGELRPGDRVRQDEIADQLGVSRIPVREAIIALDREGWVTIEPHRGAYVNGLDPAYVHDHYELFGELFGLMARRVVERGDAAGLADLGAAAEAVATATDPEAFNRANVAYLAALNRAARAPRLTSVARVMTSIVPGNFFVEVPGAMATQRAAVAAVTASLVAGDADGAVDRFRTALARQGDAVVALLASRDVVTVPSGASPVAG, from the coding sequence ATGGCGACCGTGGACCGACGCAGCAGCGGTGACCAGGTGGCCGCCCACATCCGTCGGATGGTGTTCGACGGCGAGCTGCGCCCCGGGGACAGGGTGCGCCAGGACGAGATCGCCGATCAGCTGGGGGTGAGTCGCATCCCGGTGCGCGAGGCCATCATCGCCCTGGACCGGGAGGGGTGGGTGACGATCGAGCCTCACCGGGGGGCCTACGTCAACGGACTCGACCCGGCCTACGTGCACGACCACTACGAGCTGTTCGGGGAGCTCTTCGGCCTGATGGCCCGCCGGGTGGTCGAGCGGGGCGACGCCGCCGGTCTGGCCGACCTCGGCGCAGCGGCCGAGGCGGTGGCCACCGCCACCGATCCCGAGGCCTTCAACCGGGCCAACGTCGCCTATCTCGCCGCCCTGAACCGGGCGGCCCGCGCCCCCCGCCTCACCTCGGTGGCCCGGGTGATGACGAGCATCGTGCCCGGGAACTTCTTCGTCGAGGTGCCCGGCGCCATGGCCACCCAGCGGGCGGCGGTGGCCGCGGTCACCGCCAGCCTGGTGGCCGGCGACGCCGACGGCGCCGTCGACCGGTTTCGTACCGCGCTCGCCCGCCAGGGAGACGCCGTCGTCGCGCTCCTGGCGAGCCGTGACGTCGTGACGGTCCCGTCCGGCGCCAGCCCGGTGGCGGGCTGA
- a CDS encoding acyl-CoA/acyl-ACP dehydrogenase, whose protein sequence is MDFARSDEQVELTDMIRRFAEDRFPTETVRAFGEPGGFDRGRWAELAALGTFGIALPEAEGGVGLGTIDAVLVHETLGAALTPGPLTAASLLAGLVPGVLEGEVVPALVERPAHGPFVVEHLRDADLLVVVDEDGWRIHPAATVERDEVAHPTDPTTPVSIVRDLPEVAPSGDAGAAARLGRLASLYASAQLVGGSEASTALAVGYAQERHQFGRPIGSFQGLKHLLADCLVRTEVARSSVWAAGVIADEPDAGDLSRAVAGARVLAARAGTENAKTCIQVHGGMGFTWEVDAHLFLKRAWVLETQFDTPDGAADAVAGMLVG, encoded by the coding sequence ATGGACTTCGCACGCTCCGACGAACAGGTCGAGCTGACCGACATGATCCGGCGCTTCGCCGAGGACCGCTTCCCCACCGAGACGGTGCGGGCCTTCGGCGAGCCGGGCGGCTTCGACCGGGGGCGGTGGGCGGAGCTGGCCGCGCTCGGCACCTTCGGGATCGCCCTGCCCGAGGCCGAGGGGGGCGTGGGACTGGGAACGATCGATGCCGTGCTCGTGCACGAGACCCTCGGAGCGGCGCTCACCCCCGGGCCGCTCACCGCGGCGTCGCTGCTGGCCGGGCTGGTGCCCGGTGTGCTCGAGGGCGAGGTCGTGCCCGCCCTCGTCGAGCGACCGGCCCACGGGCCCTTCGTGGTCGAGCACCTCCGCGACGCCGACCTGCTGGTGGTGGTCGACGAGGACGGCTGGCGGATCCACCCCGCCGCCACCGTCGAGCGCGACGAGGTCGCGCACCCGACCGATCCCACCACGCCCGTCTCGATCGTCCGCGACCTCCCCGAGGTCGCGCCGTCCGGCGACGCCGGAGCGGCCGCCCGGCTGGGGCGTCTGGCCTCGCTCTACGCGTCCGCGCAGCTGGTCGGCGGCTCCGAGGCGAGCACGGCCCTCGCCGTCGGGTACGCCCAGGAGCGCCACCAGTTCGGTCGCCCCATCGGTTCGTTCCAGGGTCTCAAGCACCTCCTGGCCGACTGCCTGGTGCGCACCGAGGTGGCCCGCTCCTCGGTCTGGGCGGCCGGGGTGATCGCCGACGAGCCCGACGCCGGCGACCTCTCCCGGGCCGTTGCGGGCGCGCGGGTGCTGGCCGCCCGGGCCGGGACCGAGAACGCGAAGACCTGCATCCAGGTCCACGGCGGGATGGGCTTCACCTGGGAGGTGGACGCCCACCTCTTCCTGAAGCGGGCGTGGGTGCTGGAGACCCAGTTCGACACCCCCGACGGTGCGGCCGACGCCGTCGCCGGGATGCTGGTCGGCTGA
- a CDS encoding acyl-CoA dehydrogenase family protein codes for MQLRDSEADAEFRATARAWLVDAVPTLPPEPDPTDWDGRRSRDTYWQRLLFDAGYAGVNWPAAYGGRGATPTEHLIFLEEANRAGAPDVGVGFVGQNHAGPTLIAEGTPEQQAHHLRGILTGEHVWCQGFSEPEAGSDLASLRTRAIRDGDHYVITGQKIWTSHAQVADYCEMLVRTDPDAPKHKGITWLIVPMDTPGIEVRPLVTVQGSAEFAELFLDEVRVPVANRVGEENDGWRVANVTLSFERGTGFVGQLLETTRLHGELVQIARRTPRGSGTAWDDAGLRREFGTLAAELDAMWAFTKRNVSAGERGGIPISGGSGFKLAFGTLVHRLGDLALRVLDRASLSFDDVDGLPTGAQVHGKLHAFGVSTGGGTSQIQQNILAERVLGLPREAR; via the coding sequence GTGCAGCTGCGCGATTCCGAGGCCGACGCCGAGTTCCGGGCCACCGCCCGGGCCTGGCTGGTCGACGCCGTCCCCACGCTCCCGCCCGAACCCGACCCCACGGACTGGGACGGCCGGCGGTCCCGCGACACCTACTGGCAGCGCCTCCTGTTCGACGCCGGGTACGCGGGCGTCAACTGGCCGGCGGCCTACGGCGGACGGGGCGCCACCCCCACCGAGCACCTCATCTTCCTCGAGGAGGCCAACCGGGCCGGCGCCCCCGACGTGGGCGTGGGGTTCGTCGGGCAGAACCACGCCGGCCCGACCCTCATCGCCGAGGGCACGCCCGAGCAGCAGGCCCACCACCTCCGCGGCATCCTCACCGGCGAGCACGTCTGGTGCCAGGGGTTCTCCGAGCCCGAGGCCGGCAGCGACCTGGCCAGCCTTCGGACCCGGGCGATCCGCGACGGCGACCACTACGTCATCACCGGCCAGAAGATCTGGACCTCCCACGCCCAGGTCGCCGACTACTGCGAGATGCTGGTCCGCACCGACCCCGACGCCCCCAAGCACAAGGGGATCACCTGGCTCATCGTCCCCATGGACACCCCGGGCATCGAGGTTCGCCCGCTCGTCACCGTGCAGGGGTCGGCGGAGTTCGCCGAGCTCTTCCTCGACGAGGTGCGGGTGCCGGTGGCCAACCGCGTCGGGGAGGAGAACGACGGCTGGCGGGTGGCCAACGTGACGCTGAGCTTCGAGCGCGGCACCGGCTTCGTCGGCCAGCTCCTCGAGACCACCCGACTGCACGGCGAGCTGGTGCAGATCGCCCGCCGCACCCCGCGGGGCTCGGGCACCGCGTGGGACGACGCCGGCCTGCGCCGCGAGTTCGGCACGCTGGCCGCCGAGCTCGACGCCATGTGGGCCTTCACGAAGCGCAACGTGAGCGCCGGCGAGCGGGGCGGGATCCCGATCAGCGGCGGTTCGGGCTTCAAGCTGGCCTTCGGCACCCTCGTCCACCGCCTCGGGGACCTGGCCCTCCGGGTCCTCGACCGGGCATCGCTCAGCTTCGACGACGTCGACGGCCTGCCGACCGGTGCCCAGGTGCACGGCAAGCTCCACGCCTTCGGGGTGTCCACCGGCGGCGGCACCTCCCAGATCCAGCAGAACATCCTCGCCGAGCGGGTGCTCGGCCTCCCCCGAGAGGCTCGCTGA